The Coffea arabica cultivar ET-39 chromosome 9c, Coffea Arabica ET-39 HiFi, whole genome shotgun sequence nucleotide sequence TGCTTTTAGCACAATCATTCCTGACTCCTATTCCAAGCTTTGTAGCTCCCTGCAGGTAGCAGCCAGCATGTGGATAACTTGCGTGGCCATGTTTTGATGAATACACAATCGGCTTATTATCATTGATGAACTCTAACTCACAGGCATCCAACCATTCACCGCCGCTATGCTCAGAGAAGTAAACACTCCAAAGCTCACCAGTGAAGTTGCTTATCCGGAGAGTAAAATGCTCCCAATCACCAACATGTTGGCCTATTCGGTTCAGGGGAATATTCATGAAAGGAGCTTTAATTGTTGCTGGCCCATTGAAGGGGCAAAATATCCACATGACAATATCAGTGAAACTACCACCTAAGGCAGGTTTAACATGAACATACAGCTCCGTACTCTCCATGTTGCCGCACATGAGATAATTCCTCTCATTATCATCAAGTGCCAAATCCAGCCAAAATTTGCCGTCATTTTCTCCACCCCTAGGTAAATTTGAACCCCTAGAGTCGATGGCTATCCCATCATCCTTTCCATCTTTATAGAGAAGGGCTCCATTAGTGAAGAACCATGAAACTGATGAAGGTAAATATTCCTCATCAGGATGGAAGTAAACTGTAGGTCCATAGTGCTTAATGAGTGCATGGGTCTGGTCGATATTTGGCATTGCATTCAGAGAGGTGTCCAGGTTTTTCAAGCAAGCAATATTATATTCATCTAGAGAGCTGAAGTATGAAGCAAAGAAGTATGTCCAACTCAGGGGACTGCAGAAGAATGTCCCGACTGAAACACCTTTGCCAAACATGCCTCGGTCACAGGGTCTGGTGCTCCATACACGAAGTGTATCTGCACTAAATAAAATATCACTAGTTTCACAACTTGTAGTCAGATCA carries:
- the LOC113710189 gene encoding hypothetical protein At1g04090 — its product is MLGSQYCCWENQYEDELLPVEPKPFTLPAPIPQWPQGQGFATGRIFLGEIEVAQVTKFERIWSCNLFWRKSDGVSFYRPVDIPDGFFSLGHYCQSDDKQFHAHFLVAREVASLTHDSQSHDMASESPALKKPLSYNLVWSSSSRNDGHGFIWLPNAPSGYRSMGFVVTNDADEPELEEVRCVRADLTTSCETSDILFSADTLRVWSTRPCDRGMFGKGVSVGTFFCSPLSWTYFFASYFSSLDEYNIACLKNLDTSLNAMPNIDQTHALIKHYGPTVYFHPDEEYLPSSVSWFFTNGALLYKDGKDDGIAIDSRGSNLPRGGENDGKFWLDLALDDNERNYLMCGNMESTELYVHVKPALGGSFTDIVMWIFCPFNGPATIKAPFMNIPLNRIGQHVGDWEHFTLRISNFTGELWSVYFSEHSGGEWLDACELEFINDNKPIVYSSKHGHASYPHAGCYLQGATKLGIGVRNDCAKSKYFADSSTRYQIIAAEYLGNGVLAEPQWLEYMREWGPTIVYDARSEADKIISHLPFLVRFTVESLFELFPTELYGEEGPTGPKEKDNWLGDERC